Proteins co-encoded in one Arachis hypogaea cultivar Tifrunner chromosome 11, arahy.Tifrunner.gnm2.J5K5, whole genome shotgun sequence genomic window:
- the LOC140176101 gene encoding protein FAR1-RELATED SEQUENCE 5-like: MQLSYVTEVGSEEMEFGDELPDHGCLQEDEIPRVGMRFAQLQMAHDFYVTYAKKVGFATKIRTTTYDKITKAPINQAIRCNRDGYRESRVKAPTRKNTISAAGYKARIYVKFDKDIQDWVLFKVDLAHSHPCSARKTVHYHEYRQLTMHAKYVIEDNDEAEIRPNKTFLALSNEAGGPSNLGFSEKDLRNYITVRLRTSNVNADVREMMSYFMRMKDINPNFFYAVKLDEECKFKSAVWVDAKCRASYEYYGDVSVDSTYSTNRHGLSFVSFVGGQPPW, encoded by the exons ATGCAACTGTCGTATGTTACCGAGGTTGGAAGTGAAGAGATGGAGTTTGGTGATGAG ttaCCAGATCATGGTTGCCTACAAGAAGACGAGATACCAAGAGTTGGAATGCGGTTTGCTCAGTTACAGATGGCTCATGACTTTTATGTTACCTATGCAAAGAAAGTTGGATTTGCAACTAAGATAAGGACGACAACATATGACAAGATCACAAAGGCTCCCATTAACCAAGCTATACGCTGTAATCGCGACGGGTACCGCGAGTCTCGTGTTAAAGCACCAACGCGAAAGAATACAATTTCAGCTGCTGGGTACAAGGCAAGGATATATGTCAAGTTTGATAAAGACATCCAAGACTGGGTTTTGTTCAAGGTTGACTTGGCGCACTCACACCCCTGTTCAGCGAGAAAGACAGTGCACTACCATGAGTATAGGCAGTTGACCATGCATGCAAAGTACGTGATCGAGGATAATGATGAGGCTGAGATTCGACCAAATAAGACATTCCTTGCTTTGTCAAATGAGGCTGGAGGCCCCTCTAACTTGGGATTCTCAGAGAAGGATTTAAGAAACTATATAACAGTAAGGCTCCGAACTAGCAATGTGAATGCGGATGTTAGGGAGATGATGAGCTACTTCATGAGAATGAAGGACATCAATCCGAACTTCTTTTACGCAGTGAAGTTGGACGAGGAGTGTAAATTTAAGAGTGCAGTATGGGTGGATGCAAAATGTAGGGCGTCGTATGAATACTACGGAGACGTGTCAGTTGATAGCACCTACAGTACAAACAG GCATGGATTATCGTTTGTGTCGTTCGTTGGGGGTCAACCACCATGGTAA